One Sphingomonas sp. BT-65 genomic window carries:
- a CDS encoding dicarboxylate/amino acid:cation symporter, with amino-acid sequence MTETTTPEQTEPPARPRPLARALGWWFGVALWKRILGALVLGVIAGLIWGEGATSIAWIGELFVRLIRMLVVPLVFLTIAAGVAALADPKRLGSIGVKTLAMYVFTTALAVTTGLTVATLIAPGLGATFADAVPKAMGTPPDTARMFMEIIPDNPVAAMANGQTLSVIFFAILVGAGVIAAGKGAEPVRQFLNGASDVMLKIVGFVMETAPFGVFALIAVVMGTSGPSSFLAVLKLAICVVVGSAIVTLVIHGLIVVRLMAWLSPLPFFRGIADAIMVGFSTSSSSATLPVAIRVAERNLGVSKPVASTVLPLGATIGMDGAAMYVAMLTLFSAQAFGVDLSWADYLVIAATTTIVAMGVAPVPSGSLFVLAAVLHAIGITPEQTAIVVGFILPFDRILDMTRTVPNVTSDLAIATAVARWEKEMDVGVYYSSNDV; translated from the coding sequence ATGACCGAGACGACCACTCCCGAGCAGACCGAACCCCCCGCCCGACCCCGACCGCTCGCCCGCGCACTCGGCTGGTGGTTCGGCGTGGCACTGTGGAAGCGCATTCTCGGCGCGCTGGTGCTCGGCGTGATCGCCGGACTTATCTGGGGTGAGGGCGCCACCAGCATCGCCTGGATCGGCGAGTTGTTCGTCCGCCTGATCCGCATGCTCGTCGTGCCGCTCGTCTTCCTCACCATCGCCGCGGGCGTCGCCGCGCTCGCCGATCCCAAGCGGCTCGGCAGCATCGGCGTGAAGACGCTCGCCATGTACGTCTTCACCACCGCGCTCGCGGTGACCACCGGCCTCACCGTCGCCACGCTCATCGCCCCGGGCCTCGGCGCGACCTTCGCCGATGCGGTGCCCAAGGCGATGGGCACCCCGCCCGATACCGCGCGCATGTTCATGGAGATCATCCCCGACAATCCCGTCGCCGCGATGGCGAACGGACAGACGCTGTCGGTGATCTTCTTCGCGATCCTGGTCGGCGCCGGGGTGATCGCCGCCGGCAAGGGCGCCGAACCGGTGCGCCAGTTCCTCAACGGCGCGTCCGACGTGATGCTCAAGATCGTCGGCTTCGTGATGGAGACCGCGCCGTTCGGCGTCTTCGCCCTCATCGCGGTGGTGATGGGCACCAGCGGCCCGTCGAGCTTCCTTGCGGTGCTCAAGCTCGCAATCTGCGTCGTCGTCGGCTCGGCGATCGTCACGCTGGTCATTCACGGGCTCATCGTCGTGCGGCTGATGGCGTGGCTGTCGCCCTTGCCCTTCTTCCGCGGCATCGCCGACGCGATCATGGTCGGCTTCTCGACTTCGTCGAGCTCGGCCACCCTCCCCGTCGCGATCCGCGTCGCCGAGCGCAACCTCGGCGTGTCCAAGCCGGTCGCCTCCACCGTGCTCCCGCTCGGCGCGACGATCGGCATGGACGGCGCGGCGATGTATGTCGCGATGCTCACCTTGTTCTCGGCGCAGGCGTTCGGCGTGGACCTGAGCTGGGCCGACTATCTGGTGATCGCCGCGACCACCACGATCGTCGCGATGGGCGTCGCACCGGTACCCTCGGGCTCGCTGTTCGTGCTCGCCGCGGTGCTCCATGCGATCGGCATCACCCCTGAGCAGACCGCGATCGTGGTCGGCTTCATCCTGCCGTTCGACCGCATCCTCGACATGACCCGCACCGTCCCCAACGTCACCTCCGACCTCGCCATCGCCACCGCGGTGGCGCGCTGGGAGAAGGAGATGGACGTGGGCGTCTATTATTCCTCCAACGATGTTTGA
- a CDS encoding gamma-glutamyltransferase family protein has protein sequence MKMQMKPLLVAFALAGLAACAPRTAQTITPHEPLPATAPAAPAKERQAFVAAAHPLAVEAGLEVLRKGGSAVDAAIAVQAMLSLVEPQSSGLGGGAFMTRYDAKTRTVTVYDGREVAPAGATPDMLLGPDGKPLSFATAVVSGRATGVPGVVRMLGVAHQRDGKLAWKDLFGDVVRTAEDGFVVGPRLARMIAGRAPQARSADAVAYFRNAQGEQIKAGDTLRNPAYAAFVRRLAAQGPDAMYKGETARRIVARLHQGEFASSMIEADIAGYKPVVREAVCNGYRVYILCAPPPPSSGVGLLQLMALIERTDIGTRGPNDPIAWVKYAEASRVMYADRDAYVGDVPTVPVKGMLDPAYVASRVALIADRAGPAPQPGTPPGAVTARIDATNEVAGTSHFIVIDGEGNAVSMTTTVESLFGSGRMVDGFFLNNQMTDFSFVPEGPNAIAPGKRPRSSMVPTVILHPDRRLAGAIGSPGGNAILAYVSKALVGIVEWNMPVAEAIALPNLVARGSSFNGEAGKFAPPLLAAMAERGVTVRGGSGEDSGLHGVMIRDGKFDGGADPRRDGVARTITLPARK, from the coding sequence ATGAAGATGCAGATGAAACCCCTCCTCGTCGCCTTCGCGCTCGCCGGTCTCGCCGCGTGCGCCCCGCGCACCGCACAGACGATCACACCGCACGAGCCGCTGCCGGCAACTGCGCCCGCCGCCCCCGCCAAGGAACGCCAGGCCTTCGTCGCCGCGGCGCATCCCCTCGCGGTCGAGGCTGGCCTGGAGGTGCTGCGCAAGGGCGGATCGGCGGTCGATGCCGCGATCGCAGTGCAGGCGATGCTGAGCCTGGTCGAGCCGCAGAGCAGCGGCCTGGGCGGCGGCGCGTTCATGACTCGCTACGATGCGAAGACTCGCACCGTCACCGTCTATGACGGCCGCGAGGTGGCGCCGGCCGGCGCGACGCCCGACATGCTGCTCGGTCCCGACGGCAAGCCGCTGTCCTTCGCGACCGCCGTCGTCTCGGGGCGCGCCACCGGCGTTCCCGGCGTGGTGCGCATGCTTGGCGTCGCGCACCAGCGCGACGGCAAGCTCGCCTGGAAGGACCTGTTCGGCGACGTCGTCCGCACGGCCGAGGATGGCTTCGTTGTCGGCCCCCGCCTCGCGCGCATGATCGCCGGCCGCGCGCCGCAGGCCCGCAGCGCCGACGCCGTCGCCTATTTCCGCAACGCACAGGGCGAGCAGATCAAGGCGGGCGACACGCTCCGCAACCCCGCCTATGCCGCCTTCGTCCGCCGCCTCGCCGCGCAGGGGCCCGACGCCATGTACAAGGGCGAGACCGCCCGCCGCATCGTCGCCCGCCTGCACCAGGGCGAGTTCGCCAGCTCGATGATCGAGGCGGACATCGCCGGTTACAAGCCGGTGGTGCGCGAGGCGGTCTGCAACGGCTATCGCGTCTATATCCTCTGCGCCCCGCCGCCGCCCTCCTCAGGCGTTGGCCTTCTCCAGCTGATGGCGCTCATCGAGCGCACCGATATCGGCACGCGCGGCCCCAATGATCCCATTGCATGGGTCAAATATGCCGAGGCCAGCCGCGTGATGTACGCCGATCGCGACGCCTATGTCGGCGACGTCCCGACCGTGCCGGTCAAGGGCATGCTCGACCCCGCCTATGTCGCAAGCCGCGTCGCGCTGATCGCCGACCGCGCCGGCCCCGCGCCCCAACCGGGCACCCCGCCGGGCGCGGTCACCGCGCGCATCGACGCGACCAATGAGGTCGCCGGCACCTCGCACTTCATCGTCATAGACGGCGAGGGCAATGCCGTCTCGATGACCACCACGGTCGAGAGCCTGTTCGGCAGCGGCCGCATGGTCGACGGCTTCTTCCTCAACAACCAGATGACCGACTTCTCCTTCGTCCCCGAAGGCCCCAACGCGATCGCGCCGGGCAAGCGCCCGCGCTCGTCGATGGTGCCGACGGTGATCCTTCACCCCGACCGCCGCCTCGCCGGCGCGATCGGCTCGCCCGGCGGCAATGCGATCCTCGCTTATGTCTCCAAGGCGCTGGTCGGCATCGTCGAGTGGAACATGCCGGTGGCCGAAGCGATCGCGCTGCCCAACCTCGTCGCGCGCGGATCGAGCTTCAATGGCGAGGCGGGCAAGTTCGCCCCGCCGCTGCTCGCCGCGATGGCCGAGCGCGGGGTCACCGTTCGCGGCGGCTCGGGCGAGGATTCGGGCCTGCACGGCGTGATGATTCGCGACGGCAAGTTCGACGGCGGCGCCGATCCGCGCCGCGACGGCGTCGCCCGCACGATCACGCTGCCCGCGAGGAAGTGA
- a CDS encoding LysR family transcriptional regulator — protein sequence MRFRQLEVFHAVYHHGSISAAARALGVSQPSVSKTLHHAEDNLGFPLFQLSRGRLIPTDEAHALMREAGDLFDRLGTLQQTARNLSQAGGGHIRLGIVPSLALDIVPQAMAQFRREAPRVTFEVHTHHHDDLVSSLIEREIDLAIAYTPPPHPRLSRQVLAEGELVVLFPDGMFGPLGPRFPLDLLADRDVIGVTAAGPIGDVLTRAARERGLVFRETVSVQTFFIAARLAQLEGGVTVIDEFTARARTAPGFTWLPTDPPLRFTISWATLEERQPSRVARQFLRTLEATLSETRSHA from the coding sequence ATGCGCTTCCGTCAGCTCGAAGTCTTCCACGCCGTCTATCACCATGGCTCGATCAGCGCCGCGGCGCGCGCGCTGGGCGTCTCGCAGCCCTCGGTGTCCAAGACGCTGCACCATGCCGAGGATAATCTCGGCTTCCCGCTGTTCCAGCTCTCGCGCGGCCGCCTCATCCCCACCGACGAGGCGCATGCGCTGATGCGCGAGGCCGGCGACCTGTTCGACCGGCTCGGCACGCTGCAGCAGACCGCGCGCAACCTCTCCCAGGCCGGCGGCGGCCATATCCGGCTCGGCATCGTGCCCAGCCTCGCACTCGACATCGTCCCTCAGGCGATGGCGCAGTTCCGCCGCGAAGCGCCGCGCGTCACCTTCGAGGTCCACACCCATCACCATGACGACCTCGTCAGCTCGCTGATCGAGCGCGAGATCGACCTCGCCATCGCCTACACCCCGCCGCCGCATCCGCGTCTCAGCCGCCAGGTGCTGGCCGAGGGCGAGCTCGTCGTGTTGTTCCCCGACGGCATGTTCGGCCCGCTCGGCCCGCGCTTCCCGCTCGATCTGCTGGCCGACCGCGACGTGATCGGCGTCACCGCCGCGGGGCCGATCGGCGACGTGCTCACCCGCGCCGCCCGCGAACGCGGCCTCGTCTTTCGCGAGACGGTGTCGGTGCAGACCTTCTTCATCGCCGCCCGCCTCGCCCAGCTCGAGGGCGGCGTCACCGTGATCGACGAGTTCACCGCGCGCGCCCGGACGGCGCCCGGCTTCACCTGGCTGCCCACCGATCCGCCGCTGCGCTTCACCATTTCCTGGGCGACGCTGGAGGAGCGCCAACCCTCGCGCGTCGCGCGACAGTTCCTGCGGACGCTCGAAGCGACTCTTAGCGAAACCCGCAGCCACGCATAA
- a CDS encoding FAD-dependent oxidoreductase has translation MREKEIIVVGAGVVGMATALTLADRGHRVTVVDSARGPGLGASFANGAQLSYAYTDALASPATLPQIPRMLLGLDSALRFHLQLDPDFLRWGIAFLRNCSAARFRRNTLQGLALAAESRRALDALSARHGLDYGHAVPGKIHIYRSARSFAAAQAMVALKQAGGAVQTLLDPDQAVALEPMLAPVRDAIVGALHTADEAVGDPHRFCTGAHDALLRAGGSSLFGTAVDRIEANGSKPAIVTAEGSRVPADRIILSAGVAAPRLARRLGVYLPVQPMKGYSITTQPGPAAPAASITDVANRVVFARLGNRMRIAGLAELGNRDIRVDSRRLCALVDSARAALPGAADYANIESSWAGLRPMTPDSLPITQGIAPGVIANTGHGGLGWTYAAGSAERVARIIEGTA, from the coding sequence ATGCGCGAGAAGGAGATCATCGTCGTCGGTGCCGGCGTGGTCGGCATGGCGACCGCGCTCACGCTCGCCGATCGCGGGCATCGCGTGACGGTGGTGGATTCGGCGCGCGGCCCCGGTCTCGGCGCGTCCTTCGCCAATGGCGCGCAGCTTAGCTACGCCTATACCGACGCGCTGGCGAGCCCGGCGACGCTGCCGCAGATCCCGCGCATGCTGCTCGGGCTCGATTCGGCGCTTCGCTTCCATCTGCAGCTCGATCCGGACTTCCTGCGCTGGGGCATCGCCTTCCTGCGCAACTGCAGCGCCGCTCGGTTCCGCCGCAACACGCTGCAAGGGCTCGCGCTCGCCGCCGAATCGCGGCGCGCGCTGGACGCGCTGAGCGCCCGCCACGGCCTCGATTACGGCCATGCCGTGCCCGGCAAGATCCACATCTACCGCAGCGCCCGGTCCTTCGCCGCCGCCCAGGCCATGGTCGCGCTCAAGCAGGCCGGTGGCGCGGTCCAGACCTTGCTTGATCCCGATCAGGCGGTCGCGCTCGAGCCGATGCTCGCGCCCGTGCGCGACGCGATCGTGGGCGCGCTGCATACCGCCGACGAAGCGGTCGGCGATCCGCACCGCTTCTGCACCGGTGCGCACGACGCATTGCTCCGCGCCGGCGGCAGCTCGCTGTTCGGCACCGCCGTCGACCGGATCGAGGCGAACGGCAGCAAGCCCGCGATCGTCACCGCCGAGGGCAGCCGCGTGCCGGCCGACCGCATCATCCTGTCGGCCGGAGTCGCCGCGCCGCGGCTGGCGCGCCGGCTCGGCGTGTATCTGCCGGTCCAGCCGATGAAGGGCTATTCGATCACCACGCAGCCGGGGCCCGCCGCGCCGGCCGCGAGCATCACCGATGTCGCCAACCGGGTGGTCTTCGCGCGGCTCGGCAATCGCATGCGGATCGCGGGGCTTGCCGAGCTCGGCAATCGCGACATACGCGTTGATTCCAGGCGGTTGTGCGCGCTGGTCGACAGCGCGCGCGCCGCGCTGCCGGGGGCGGCGGACTATGCGAATATCGAATCGAGCTGGGCCGGGCTTCGCCCGATGACGCCCGATTCGCTGCCGATCACCCAAGGGATCGCGCCCGGGGTGATCGCCAATACCGGGCATGGCGGGCTCGGCTGGACCTATGCTGCAGGGTCGGCCGAGCGCGTCGCGCGGATCATCGAGGGGACAGCCTGA
- a CDS encoding TonB-dependent receptor domain-containing protein, whose protein sequence is MKRTIRIAGLLGGISLLATAGAALAQDAPQTAADIAAQEAEQGEEVVVIGSQIKGADVAGALPVTVLNEDDIAATAATSGDELFRSIPQAGDVAFNESRDAGGINDARGDTASINLRALGTGNTLVLLNGRRMVLHPGTQSENLVPVQSVNTNAIPVLGIRRVEVLLDGAAAIYGSDAVAGVVNTVLKDNFKGIRATGELSFTEDSGQIETEFAFEAGHSFNGGKTNISLFGSYNHRDPLYARERRNSRSADLRPLVAGTPFANDTDFDNTSTDSIWGEFQRLTNSYVASTTAAQVNGTTLTTNGIFHIQPTGNGSCVAPTPYAGTCWDNSSLSTASTDNNLKYDINSVRTLMGRNDRLNLFGFFNHEFDSGLEFFAEAAWYRADYESVREQDTSLASQRLIIPANGFYNPLGPVGSPNRIPGLTGVLNAGVPIELIDYRPIDAGPLVVNVRNDTMRFLGGFRGEIFGFDFDSAVLYSRARTRDSMRTISMTRFQEALSRTDASAYNPFNGGDPLRPGWLDSTPNPQSVIDSFMVDIYRISTSELAMADFKLSKNDLFNLPGGRVGMAAGVEFRHETFFDDRDPRLDGTIAFTALDGSSNGSDTMGASPTPDSGGKRNVFSGFLEFAVPVVSPRMDVPLIRSLDLQLAGRVESYEGFGTVAKPKVAASWYPFANLQLRGSWSQGFRAPNLPQLFESGIQRSNTRTDWIRCEADFRTGAISNFDDCTRSQGVVSNRSGSQDLKPEESDNLSLGGTFQLNMGRAGRLTFTADYWEIRQKNVIGLFGDTNALILDYLLRLSGSSNPNVQRTAPTQADIDAVAGTGIAPVGRIIQVIDNYTNLTPRTVRGYDLGVYYQVKDTGIGDFSVRVNAARLLEFYQVPNETVQSLIDAQADGTIDGTINIVGAQSLIEENGRPKWRGSASLTWRYSGFGIGYFASYVGAVTDTSALLADGTRWRVDDYLTHSLYAQYTVDGGPMDSLRLRVGARNLFNELAPLADQPTGYIGDL, encoded by the coding sequence ATGAAGCGTACAATCCGTATCGCTGGCCTGCTCGGCGGCATCTCGCTGCTCGCCACGGCCGGCGCCGCGCTGGCCCAGGACGCGCCGCAGACCGCCGCTGACATCGCCGCGCAGGAAGCCGAACAGGGCGAGGAAGTCGTCGTCATCGGCTCGCAGATCAAGGGTGCCGACGTCGCCGGCGCGCTGCCCGTCACCGTGCTCAACGAGGACGACATCGCCGCCACCGCCGCGACCAGTGGCGACGAGCTGTTCCGCTCGATCCCGCAGGCGGGCGACGTCGCCTTCAACGAGAGCCGCGACGCCGGCGGCATCAACGACGCGCGCGGCGACACCGCCTCGATCAACTTGCGCGCGCTCGGCACCGGCAACACGCTGGTACTGCTCAATGGCCGCCGCATGGTGCTCCACCCCGGCACCCAGAGCGAGAACCTCGTGCCGGTGCAGAGCGTCAACACCAACGCCATCCCTGTGCTCGGCATCCGCCGGGTCGAGGTGCTGCTCGACGGCGCCGCCGCGATCTACGGCTCGGACGCCGTCGCGGGCGTGGTCAACACCGTGCTCAAGGACAATTTCAAGGGCATCCGCGCGACCGGCGAACTGAGCTTCACCGAGGATTCGGGCCAGATCGAGACCGAGTTCGCGTTCGAGGCCGGCCACAGCTTCAACGGCGGCAAGACCAACATCTCGCTGTTCGGCTCGTACAACCACCGCGACCCGCTCTACGCCCGCGAACGCCGCAACTCGCGCTCGGCCGACCTGCGGCCGCTCGTCGCCGGCACCCCCTTCGCGAACGACACCGATTTCGACAACACCTCGACCGACAGCATCTGGGGCGAGTTCCAGCGGCTGACCAACAGCTATGTCGCCTCGACCACTGCGGCGCAGGTCAACGGCACGACGCTGACCACCAACGGCATCTTCCACATCCAGCCGACCGGCAACGGCAGCTGCGTCGCCCCAACACCCTATGCCGGCACCTGCTGGGACAACAGCTCGCTGTCGACCGCCTCGACCGACAACAATCTCAAATACGACATCAACAGCGTCCGCACGCTGATGGGCCGCAACGACCGGCTCAACCTGTTCGGCTTCTTCAACCACGAGTTCGACAGCGGACTCGAATTCTTCGCCGAAGCCGCCTGGTACCGCGCCGACTATGAATCGGTGCGCGAGCAGGACACCTCGCTCGCCAGCCAGCGGCTGATCATCCCGGCCAACGGCTTCTACAACCCGCTCGGGCCGGTCGGCAGTCCCAATCGCATTCCGGGCCTTACCGGCGTGCTCAACGCCGGCGTGCCGATCGAGCTGATCGATTATCGCCCGATCGATGCTGGTCCGCTCGTGGTCAACGTCCGCAACGACACGATGCGCTTCCTCGGCGGGTTCCGTGGCGAGATCTTCGGCTTCGATTTCGACAGCGCCGTGCTCTACTCCCGCGCCCGTACGCGCGACAGCATGCGCACGATCAGCATGACCAGGTTCCAGGAAGCGCTCTCGCGCACCGACGCCAGCGCCTACAACCCGTTCAACGGCGGCGATCCCCTGCGTCCCGGCTGGCTCGACAGCACGCCCAACCCGCAGAGCGTGATCGACAGCTTCATGGTCGACATCTACCGCATCAGCACCTCCGAGCTGGCGATGGCCGACTTCAAGCTCAGCAAGAACGACCTGTTCAACCTGCCGGGCGGCCGCGTCGGCATGGCGGCGGGCGTCGAGTTCCGCCACGAGACCTTCTTCGACGATCGCGATCCGCGGCTCGACGGCACGATCGCCTTCACCGCGCTCGACGGCTCGTCCAACGGCAGCGACACGATGGGCGCCAGCCCGACGCCGGACAGTGGCGGCAAGCGCAACGTCTTTTCGGGCTTTCTCGAGTTCGCGGTGCCGGTGGTCTCGCCGCGCATGGATGTGCCGCTGATCCGCTCGCTCGACCTGCAGCTCGCCGGCCGCGTCGAATCCTATGAAGGTTTCGGCACCGTCGCCAAGCCCAAGGTGGCGGCGTCCTGGTATCCGTTCGCCAACCTCCAGCTGCGCGGCTCCTGGTCGCAGGGCTTCCGCGCGCCCAACCTGCCGCAGCTGTTCGAAAGCGGCATCCAGCGCTCGAATACCCGCACCGACTGGATTCGTTGCGAAGCTGATTTCCGCACCGGGGCAATCAGCAATTTCGACGACTGCACGCGCAGCCAGGGCGTGGTCAGCAACCGTTCCGGCAGCCAGGATCTGAAGCCCGAGGAATCGGACAATCTCTCGCTCGGCGGAACCTTCCAGCTCAATATGGGCCGCGCGGGACGCCTCACCTTCACCGCGGATTACTGGGAAATCCGCCAGAAGAATGTGATCGGCCTGTTCGGGGATACGAACGCGCTGATCCTCGACTATCTGCTGCGCCTGTCGGGATCGTCCAACCCGAATGTCCAGCGCACCGCACCGACGCAAGCAGACATCGATGCGGTTGCCGGCACCGGCATCGCACCCGTCGGGCGGATCATCCAGGTGATCGACAACTACACCAACCTCACCCCGCGCACCGTTCGCGGCTATGATCTCGGCGTCTATTATCAGGTCAAGGACACGGGGATCGGCGACTTCAGCGTCCGCGTGAACGCCGCGCGCCTGCTCGAATTCTATCAGGTTCCCAACGAGACCGTGCAGTCGCTGATCGATGCGCAGGCGGACGGAACGATCGACGGCACGATCAACATCGTCGGCGCGCAGAGCCTGATCGAGGAGAATGGCAGGCCCAAGTGGCGCGGCTCGGCGAGCCTCACCTGGCGCTACAGTGGCTTCGGCATCGGCTATTTCGCCAGCTATGTCGGCGCGGTCACCGACACCTCGGCCCTGCTCGCCGACGGAACGCGCTGGCGGGTCGACGACTATCTGACCCACAGCCTCTACGCCCAGTACACCGTCGACGGCGGCCCGATGGACAGCCTGCGGCTGCGCGTCGGCGCGCGCAACCTGTTCAATGAACTCGCCCCGCTCGCCGACCAGCCGACCGGCTATATCGGCGACCTCTAG
- a CDS encoding phytanoyl-CoA dioxygenase family protein — protein MDYLADYREKGYAIVRGLFARDEIAAIAAAIDQIYLEGEAHGRSFRHGNLFYKLTPDADGQQLVRMVQWPSYHQPVLNAVRLDPRFAETLAPLIGGDLKQIINQVHWKAPGSRGDFAWHQDSRFRKPDDAYRNLGASYVQTGLAIDPHTPESGAMRFIPGSHRAGQLELDTETEVLGTEMSDEALVAAGIDPGNVVDLVLEPGDLALWHPHLVHGSGRNGADHQRRLYINGYVRAADCDRGEWAFRGGQPVPLGPEPALVHYEELRERPEPHYV, from the coding sequence ATGGACTATCTCGCCGATTATCGGGAGAAGGGCTACGCGATTGTCCGCGGCCTGTTCGCCCGCGACGAGATCGCCGCCATCGCCGCCGCCATCGACCAGATCTATCTCGAGGGCGAGGCCCATGGCCGCAGCTTCCGCCACGGCAACCTCTTCTACAAGCTGACCCCGGACGCCGACGGCCAGCAGCTGGTGCGCATGGTCCAGTGGCCTTCCTATCACCAGCCGGTGCTCAACGCCGTCCGCCTCGATCCCCGCTTCGCCGAGACGCTCGCGCCGCTGATCGGCGGGGATCTCAAGCAGATCATCAACCAGGTGCACTGGAAGGCGCCCGGCTCACGCGGCGACTTCGCCTGGCACCAGGATTCGCGCTTCCGCAAGCCCGACGACGCCTATCGCAACCTCGGCGCGAGCTATGTCCAGACCGGCCTCGCGATCGATCCGCACACACCGGAGAGCGGCGCGATGCGCTTCATCCCCGGCAGCCACCGCGCCGGGCAGCTCGAGCTCGATACCGAGACCGAGGTGCTCGGCACCGAGATGAGCGACGAGGCGCTGGTCGCCGCGGGAATCGACCCGGGCAACGTGGTCGACCTGGTCCTTGAGCCCGGCGACCTCGCACTTTGGCATCCGCATCTCGTCCATGGCTCGGGCCGCAACGGCGCCGATCATCAGCGCCGCCTCTACATCAACGGCTATGTCCGCGCCGCCGATTGCGACCGCGGCGAATGGGCGTTCCGCGGCGGCCAACCCGTCCCGCTCGGCCCCGAACCCGCGCTCGTCCATTATGAAGAGCTGCGCGAACGGCCCGAGCCGCATTACGTCTAG
- the ggt gene encoding gamma-glutamyltransferase, whose amino-acid sequence MFLRKLVLAVSALALALPLPAAAQSRQLLEYPSIHSPVVGTRGMIVSQNGLASEVGAQILRDGGNAIDAAVAIGFALAVTLPRAGNIGGDGFMTVYDARSKQVRVIDFRGIAPRAATPAMFVDNKGKERDIASYGYLAPSVPGTVAGLEHAHKKWGKLPWTRVVEPAIRLARDGVKLTADEAFVFGWGRQRLSNSASGRAVFYKPDGGLYAKDEVLKQPELAWTLGEIAKGGAKAFYTGEVARRIEADMKAHGGLITRVDLAAYQPVERAPLVGTYRGYQVYTPPPASAGGATLINMLNMLEHYDLRAMGAGSAASLHVIAEASKLAYLDRYQALGDPAFVTAPVKGFISKEYAAERVKLIDPDKATPARDLAPGDPLKFESPSTTHFSVADAEGNAVSTTYTLGSDFGSGVMIAGTGILLNNQMNNFSHEQAWEAQRKGTPPPLNAMAPGKRMLSTMMPTMVFKDGKPWLIVGTPGGSTIITTMLQLVVNTIDFGLNVDEATHQPRIYQGTTASLRVEPNFNPDTVAALKAKGHRIEMDETMGSAQSIMITNSLFLGAADPRRPGAKAIEP is encoded by the coding sequence ATGTTCCTGCGCAAGCTCGTCCTCGCCGTCTCGGCGCTCGCCCTCGCGCTGCCGCTCCCGGCCGCGGCGCAGAGCCGCCAGCTCCTCGAATATCCCTCGATCCACTCGCCCGTCGTCGGCACGCGCGGCATGATCGTCAGCCAGAACGGACTCGCTAGCGAGGTCGGCGCGCAGATCCTGCGCGACGGCGGGAATGCGATCGACGCCGCGGTCGCAATCGGCTTCGCGCTCGCCGTCACCCTGCCCCGCGCGGGCAATATCGGCGGCGATGGCTTCATGACCGTCTATGACGCCAGGTCGAAGCAGGTCCGCGTGATCGACTTCCGCGGCATTGCACCCCGTGCCGCCACCCCTGCGATGTTCGTCGATAACAAGGGCAAGGAGCGGGACATTGCTTCGTACGGCTATCTGGCGCCGTCAGTCCCCGGCACCGTCGCGGGCCTTGAACACGCCCACAAGAAATGGGGCAAGCTCCCTTGGACCCGGGTCGTCGAACCCGCCATCCGCCTCGCGCGCGACGGGGTGAAGCTCACTGCCGACGAGGCCTTCGTGTTCGGCTGGGGCCGCCAGCGCCTGTCGAACAGCGCCTCGGGCAGGGCGGTCTTCTACAAGCCCGATGGCGGCCTCTACGCCAAGGACGAGGTGCTGAAGCAGCCCGAGCTCGCCTGGACCCTGGGCGAGATCGCCAAAGGCGGTGCCAAGGCCTTCTACACCGGCGAGGTCGCACGCCGGATCGAAGCGGACATGAAGGCCCATGGCGGGCTCATCACCCGCGTCGACTTGGCCGCCTATCAACCGGTCGAGCGCGCGCCGCTGGTCGGCACCTATCGCGGCTATCAGGTCTATACCCCGCCCCCGGCCAGCGCGGGCGGCGCGACCCTCATCAACATGCTCAACATGCTCGAGCATTACGATCTCAGGGCGATGGGCGCGGGCTCCGCCGCCTCGCTCCATGTGATCGCCGAGGCGTCGAAGCTCGCCTATCTCGACCGCTACCAGGCGCTCGGCGACCCCGCCTTCGTCACCGCCCCGGTCAAGGGCTTCATCTCCAAGGAATATGCCGCCGAGCGCGTCAAGCTGATCGACCCGGACAAGGCGACGCCAGCCCGCGACCTCGCGCCCGGCGACCCGCTCAAGTTCGAGAGCCCCTCGACCACGCATTTCTCGGTCGCCGACGCCGAGGGCAATGCCGTCTCCACGACCTACACGCTCGGCTCGGATTTCGGCTCGGGCGTGATGATCGCCGGCACCGGCATCCTGCTCAACAACCAGATGAACAATTTCAGCCACGAGCAGGCATGGGAAGCGCAGCGCAAGGGCACCCCGCCGCCGCTCAACGCCATGGCGCCGGGCAAGCGCATGCTCTCGACGATGATGCCGACTATGGTGTTCAAGGACGGCAAGCCCTGGCTGATCGTCGGCACGCCGGGCGGCAGCACGATCATCACCACGATGCTCCAGCTCGTCGTCAACACGATCGATTTCGGCCTCAACGTCGACGAGGCGACGCACCAGCCACGCATCTACCAGGGCACGACCGCTTCGCTGCGCGTCGAGCCCAATTTCAACCCGGACACGGTTGCGGCGCTCAAGGCAAAGGGCCATCGCATCGAGATGGACGAAACCATGGGAAGCGCGCAGTCGATCATGATCACCAACAGTCTGTTCCTCGGCGCGGCGGACCCCCGCCGTCCCGGCGCAAAGGCGATCGAACCATGA